A part of Microbacterium atlanticum genomic DNA contains:
- a CDS encoding sugar ABC transporter substrate-binding protein, which translates to MRKQIALGALALTAAVVLAGCAGGGSSDDGDEAEGSGAELVIWTDEEREQAISDAAAAFEEETGATVTLVQKNFEDLRNDFIAQVPTGEGPDITVGAHDWLGALVAAGVVDTIDLGDKASEFEPVALEAMTYDGQLYALPYSLETIALVQNADLVGEEAPATWDDMIQRGLASGAERPFVINTNGETGDGYTMYGFQTSFGAPVFVQDDSGSYTTEVGMGGPAGEAFATWLGANGSAGTGYISTTVDYDINNELFNTGKAPYTIQGPWAISAYTDVENITVNPIPSAGGQTAAPFVGVQGFYLSSQSENALLAQEFLVNHLGTEEAQRALYEADPRIPAWSTLAAEVASDPIIAGFLASAQNGVPMPSIPEMGSVWDLWNAAQSQIINGADPVSTWNTMVADVQAAVAG; encoded by the coding sequence GAGCGCTGGCGCTCACGGCAGCGGTCGTCCTCGCCGGCTGCGCCGGCGGCGGCTCGTCCGACGACGGCGATGAGGCCGAAGGCAGCGGCGCCGAGCTCGTCATCTGGACCGACGAGGAGCGCGAGCAGGCCATCTCCGACGCCGCAGCGGCGTTCGAAGAGGAGACCGGCGCGACGGTCACGCTCGTGCAGAAGAACTTCGAGGACCTGCGCAACGACTTCATCGCCCAGGTGCCGACAGGCGAGGGCCCCGACATCACCGTCGGCGCACACGACTGGCTGGGGGCGCTCGTCGCCGCCGGCGTGGTCGACACCATCGACCTCGGCGACAAGGCGTCGGAGTTCGAGCCCGTCGCCCTCGAGGCGATGACCTACGACGGCCAGCTCTACGCCCTCCCCTATTCGCTCGAGACCATCGCGCTCGTGCAGAACGCCGACCTCGTCGGCGAGGAGGCGCCGGCGACGTGGGATGACATGATCCAGCGCGGCCTGGCCTCCGGCGCCGAGCGTCCCTTCGTCATCAACACCAACGGCGAGACCGGCGACGGCTACACCATGTACGGGTTCCAGACCTCCTTCGGCGCCCCGGTGTTCGTCCAGGACGACTCCGGCTCGTACACGACCGAGGTCGGGATGGGCGGTCCCGCGGGCGAGGCGTTCGCAACCTGGCTGGGCGCCAACGGCTCGGCCGGCACCGGCTACATCTCGACGACCGTGGACTACGACATCAACAACGAGCTGTTCAACACGGGCAAGGCTCCCTACACGATCCAGGGCCCCTGGGCGATCAGCGCCTACACCGACGTCGAGAACATCACGGTGAACCCGATCCCGTCGGCGGGCGGCCAGACGGCCGCGCCGTTCGTGGGCGTGCAGGGCTTCTACCTGAGCTCGCAGTCCGAGAACGCGCTGCTCGCGCAGGAGTTCCTGGTGAACCACCTCGGCACCGAGGAGGCCCAGCGCGCGCTCTACGAGGCCGACCCGCGCATCCCGGCCTGGTCGACCCTCGCCGCCGAGGTCGCCTCCGACCCGATCATCGCCGGATTCCTCGCCTCGGCGCAGAACGGCGTGCCGATGCCGAGCATCCCCGAGATGGGCTCGGTGTGGGACCTCTGGAACGCCGCGCAGTCGCAGATCATCAACGGCGCCGACCCCGTCTCGACGTGGAACACCATGGTCGCCGACGTCCAGGCGGCGGTCGCGGGCTGA